Part of the Paenibacillus aurantius genome, GAAGAAGCTGCAGCTGCTGAACGGTGTCGAGGAATCCCTATCGCCCAATCGCTCGAAGACCCGCACGCACGGCCCGATCTACCATGAATTACATAAGCTGCTCGTTGGACTGTATGAGGAGATGACCGCAAGCGGGGTCGACCGGAGACCTCCGGACAGCGTCTTCCGCGCCGATATGCTGCTGGCCGCCCTGAGCAGCGACTCCTATCTATTCCAGCGGGACACTCGCGGCTACTCCCCGGAAGCGATGCTGGAGCAGCTTTATAGGACTTTCGTTGACAGGGGCTAATGAATGGTAACTAACGCAAAACGTCCACATCCTCCTGCGGATGTGGATTTACCTGGCGGAGGAAGGGGATTGGCCCCTCTCTCCGATTTTTTTATTTCGAGGACCCGCCTCCAGCGTTTTTCATTTCATGGATGATTTCAGCGAGAACGACCGCTTGATTCTTCTCCTCTGCTTTCGCCGAAAAGAGCAGCGTTACCACGCCTTCTTCGGCCCATTTCAGTAATTGCTTTACCAACAAAATCTTCGATTCGTCCTCTAGGAGCTCTTTCCGATATCTTTCCTTAAACTCTTCGAAGTTTGCCTGCTCGTGAAACCATTTCCTCAATTCGTGGCTTGGCGCCACTTCCTTCATCCATTCGTGGATCGCCGCCTTTTCCTTGGAGACGCCTCTTGGCCAGAGCCGATCCACCAAAATCCGCTTTCCATCCGATTCCTGAATCGGCTCGTAGATGCGTTTGGTCTGAATCATTCTTGTTCCCCTCCCCTGTTCTAGGTAATATCTGATTAGTTCCCTAACAAAATCGGTTCTTTACTATTATACGGTTTAGAGTCGTGCGGACTGAACCCCAGGGGTTCGCCTCCAAGGCTTTCCCACCAAAACAAACAGGACCTTGATCTCTTGCGATCAAGGTCGATTTACCCCCTATAATATCTGCTCCAACCGAGAGATACAACCAGGAATTGAAGCATATCCCTGTTGCTGGAACGAATACCCCATTCAAACCTGAACAAGCTGACGCCGTGTGAGGAACGGCGCCAGCTTGAAGAAATGAGAGAGATAAAGGAGGCTATTATCGGATTAATTGGTGCGAATCCACTCCACGTTGTCCAGGTCCGCCCATTGACCGCTGCTGCTCATCGATGCATAGAAACCAACGGTCGCTTGGCCATTTGTGACCTGAACATTCGGAATCGTGACCTGGGTCCACGTCGTCGTAACCGGGAAATTAGCCTTGAGCGCGGTTCCGCCATAATCTTTGACTTCCATAAAGGCGCTGCTCTGTCCTCCGGAACTGCGCATATACGCCCTCATCATATACGTTCCGCTCTGCAATCCCGTAATCGTTTGCCCAACGTATGCCGTACCGGTTCCGTTAGGGGCCGCGAGCCCGACGAAATAATTGCCCCCGCCTGGAGCCCGGGCGATTCCGTGGTTTATGCCATGGATCAGAATACGATTCGGATAGTCATCTCCGTAGGTCGCCCACCCGTTGACGTTTGCCGATTCGAAGCTCCAGTTGTTCGCCAAATTTACGTTCAGCGGAGTCGTGGACGAGTTTTTAATAAATTCGACCTTATCGAAATCCGCCCACTGGTTTGCGTTGTTCATCGCAGCGTAAAAACCGATCGTCGCCTGGCCGTTCGTCACCTGAATATTCGGGATGGTCACCTGCGTCCAGGTTGACGTTACGGGGAAATTAGCCGTCAGCGCGTTTCCCCCGTAATCTTTCGCTTCCATATAGGCGCTCGATTGTCCCCCGGAGCTGCGCATATAGGCCCGCATGGTGTACGTACCGTTGTCCAGACCGGTGACAGTCTGGCCTACATAGGCGGTTCCGGCACCGCTGGTCCCTGCAAGGCCTATGAAATAGTCTCCGCCGCCGGGCGCACGACTGATCCCGTCGTTCAAACCATGCACATGGATCCGCGCCGGATAATCATCTCCGTAGGTCGTCCACCCGTTGACGTTCGCCGTCTCAAAGCTCCAGTTGTTCGCCAAATTTACGTTGTCGGGAGTGCCGGCGCTGCCGAAGCGAAGATAAATGCCAGGAGTCGGGAAATTGGAACTGGTCGCAGCGACAACTTGAGTCGTGTCAATCGCCATCAGTGCGTTCCAGTTCGAGTTTTTCGTATCGGAAACGGGAAACGTATCGTATTTAAAAGACCAGGTCGCGCCGTTGTCCGAACTGATCATGGTCCTCATGGAGGAGTAATCGTCACCGGTATTGGGACTGTCCTCGTCTGTCTGAAACGATGCCATTAATCGGCCGTCATTCAGTTTGGCAATAAAGGGGGCTCCTGCCTTTTTTCCTGCTACTGAAGGGATGTAAAGCGTTTGGCGAGGCACAGACCAGTTGAAGCCATCATTCGAGATTTTATACTTGATCCCAAACGGATGTCCCGCTTGATCAGTCGCTTCGAAAAC contains:
- a CDS encoding DUF488 domain-containing protein → MIQTKRIYEPIQESDGKRILVDRLWPRGVSKEKAAIHEWMKEVAPSHELRKWFHEQANFEEFKERYRKELLEDESKILLVKQLLKWAEEGVVTLLFSAKAEEKNQAVVLAEIIHEMKNAGGGSSK
- a CDS encoding sialidase family protein, with the translated sequence MKNQRMSRLSWKIGLLVVVLLFLPVVQAFASTAGMSWKSGTVTIYTPAQGGVWYPRLVKLADGTWLSTFDSNVDGGHVKVKLSRSTDGGSTWSPPIDAASDPSGDCANGQMLQLNNGTLWLAYRVIVQSGSTTSSYLRVRQSSDGGNSWSDVPNGQIASETANSFKGVWEPHLGYIGGTIAVMYANDSPSVAGSSGSQNLYMKTWNGTAWSAASLVSDGVAVGSRDGMPVWTRTGDGKYIMVFEATDQAGHPFGIKYKISNDGFNWSVPRQTLYIPSVAGKKAGAPFIAKLNDGRLMASFQTDEDSPNTGDDYSSMRTMISSDNGATWSFKYDTFPVSDTKNSNWNALMAIDTTQVVAATSSNFPTPGIYLRFGSAGTPDNVNLANNWSFETANVNGWTTYGDDYPARIHVHGLNDGISRAPGGGDYFIGLAGTSGAGTAYVGQTVTGLDNGTYTMRAYMRSSGGQSSAYMEAKDYGGNALTANFPVTSTWTQVTIPNIQVTNGQATIGFYAAMNNANQWADFDKVEFIKNSSTTPLNVNLANNWSFESANVNGWATYGDDYPNRILIHGINHGIARAPGGGNYFVGLAAPNGTGTAYVGQTITGLQSGTYMMRAYMRSSGGQSSAFMEVKDYGGTALKANFPVTTTWTQVTIPNVQVTNGQATVGFYASMSSSGQWADLDNVEWIRTN